The Roseimicrobium gellanilyticum DNA window CGATGAACCCCAAAGACCAACCCGAGGAGGTGGCGGCATGATCGGCGAGTTTCATTTCATTCGGCCACTGTGGTTGCTGGCCCTTGTGCCTGCTTGCTTCTTGTGGTGGATGCTGCGCCGTCATGTGGATGCTGCGCAGACGTGGCGGGGCATTGTTGCCCCACACCTGCTGCTGCACCTTCTAAGCGGTCGCGAACATCGGGCGAAATTTCATCCGCTGGATCTCGTCGCGCTTGGCTGGCTGGTGGGCTCGGTCGCGGTCGCCGGTCCCACGTGGAAGCGTGAACCCACTCCGTTCGCAGAGGACACGGCTGCTTTGGCGATTGTGATCAAAGTTACTCCTTCCATGATGACGGAGGATGTGCAGCCCAGCAGGCTCGCCCGTGCGGCGGAGAAGGTACATGACCTCCTGAAGGAGCGTGCCGGCGCGAAGACGAGCCTCATTGCCTACGCAGGTACTGCGCATGTGGTCATGCCACTGACGTCGGATGCAGGCATCATCGATACCTTTGCGCAGGCCCTGGACCCGAAGATCATGCCTGAGGATGGCGACGCCGCTGCCGAAGCGATGAAGCTGGCGGAGCAATCGCTGAAGGATGCGGGCTCCGGTTCCATCTTGTGGATCACGGACAGCATCTCTCCTGAGCAGGCGACACCGCTTGCCACCTGGCACCGATCCTCACCTCTGCCAGTGCGTCTCCTGCCTGCGCTCTATCCCGGCGCGGAACTGGATGCGGTGCGGAGTGCCTCCGGCGCCGTGGGGGCTGACGTGGTGCTCCTCTCACCCGATGACGCGGATGTGCATACGCTGGCACGTTCCGCGAAGTTTGCCGCCGTCCTCTCCGGCGGTGATCCCAGCAGCCGCTGGCAGGAGGCAGGCTACTGGCTCACACCGGTGTTAGCGCTGCTCATGCTGCCCTTCTTCCGTCGTGGGTGGATGGTGCCCACCGCATCTGCTTCCCGCTAGCGATCATTTGCCCATGAGCACTTCTCGTCATCAGCACAAGTCAGGTCCGTGGATCCGCAGGTCCGTCTGGGCGGGACTGGGTATGTTCGTGATCATCTTAATCATCGGCACGGTGCGCGACCCGCACTACTGGATGAAGGCCGACCGTCGTGGCGAGATCCTGATGTACGAGAAGAAGTTTGTCGAGGCTGCGAAGGCCTACGAGGATCCCTGGCACGTGGCGGCGGCGCAGTATCGTAGCGGCGACTTCGAGGCAGCCGCGAAGACCTTCGCACGTGTGCCGGGAGCCCCGGGTGCCTTCAACCAGGGCAACGCCTGGCTCATGCATGGCAAATATGATGCCGCGATCGCCAGCTACGATCGCGCTCTTGGCTTCAAGCCCAAATGGAAGGATGCGGAAGACAACAA harbors:
- a CDS encoding VWA domain-containing protein, producing the protein MIGEFHFIRPLWLLALVPACFLWWMLRRHVDAAQTWRGIVAPHLLLHLLSGREHRAKFHPLDLVALGWLVGSVAVAGPTWKREPTPFAEDTAALAIVIKVTPSMMTEDVQPSRLARAAEKVHDLLKERAGAKTSLIAYAGTAHVVMPLTSDAGIIDTFAQALDPKIMPEDGDAAAEAMKLAEQSLKDAGSGSILWITDSISPEQATPLATWHRSSPLPVRLLPALYPGAELDAVRSASGAVGADVVLLSPDDADVHTLARSAKFAAVLSGGDPSSRWQEAGYWLTPVLALLMLPFFRRGWMVPTASASR
- a CDS encoding tetratricopeptide repeat protein, translated to MSTSRHQHKSGPWIRRSVWAGLGMFVIILIIGTVRDPHYWMKADRRGEILMYEKKFVEAAKAYEDPWHVAAAQYRSGDFEAAAKTFARVPGAPGAFNQGNAWLMHGKYDAAIASYDRALGFKPKWKDAEDNKALAMARKKKMEDSGKDRDKESTEAYKPDEIVFDNKGGDKPPEKPHDLNGDKMSDEELRASWLRRVQTTPGDFLRAKFAYQASQQAKGASTPPKEGAK